DNA sequence from the Candidatus Neomarinimicrobiota bacterium genome:
GGATAACACTACCATTGTCTCAGGTGCAGGCGAAACAGACATGATTAAGGCCCGCATCAACGAGATTAAGGTTCAGATCGACAAGAGCACTTCCGATTACGACAAGGAGAAGCTGCAGGAACGTCTGGCGAAGCTCTCCGGTGGTGTGGCTGTGCTGAATGTCGGCGCAGCTACCGAAGTGGAAATGAAAGAGAAAAAGGCCCGCGTTGAGGATGCTCTTCACGCTACACGCGCTGCGGTAGAAGAAGGGATCGTTCCCGGCGGTGGTGTCGCTTTGTTGCGGACGCTCGGAAAGGTTGAGAAAATGAAGCTGTCTGACGAACAGATGGTCGGCGCCAGGATTGTCCTTCGAGCTCTAGAAGAGCCGATGCGCCATATCGTTCAGAACGCCGGACATGAGCCTTCAATCGTTGTTCAGAATGTCAAGGAAGGCAAGGGCGACTACGGATTCGATGCGTTCAGCGAAACATACGTACAGATGTTCGATGCTGGCATCATCGATCCCACAAAGGTGACTCGTGTTGCCATTCAGAACGCCAGTTCCATCGCCGGACTAATGTTGACAACTGAGGCGCTGGTTGCTGAGATTCCTGAAAAAGATCCGCCAATGCCGATGCCTCCGGGTGGAGACATGGGTGGCATGGGTGGAATGATGTAATTCACCCGAATTACTTGTAATCATAAAAGCCCTGTTCTTGTGAACGGGGCTTTTTTTTACTCGGATAGCGTCACGGAACTTCTTAACCTTGCCTCTCCTTAATGGGACGCATAAATTAAATAGTAAAAAGTAGGAGATTCTGAATGGGAAAAATTCGTCTTAAAGATATGCTTTTCTACGGCTACCACGGCGTTGACGAATCAGAACAGAAGCGAGGCGGCACTTTTGAAGTGGATCTGGAAATGCGAAAGAACCTGTCTGAGGCTGTTACTTCAGATAGTCTTCATTCTACAGTAGATTATGCTGCCGTTTATCAAACTGTTCACAACTGTCTGACAGGTACTAAGTATTATCTGCTTGAAAGGCTGGCCGGTCACATCGCAAAGACGTTACTGGCAGATTTTGACCTTGACAGCGTTAAGGTTACAGTCAGGAAGAGGCATGCGCCGGTTCGGGGTGTCATGGGTGATGTAGAAGTTGAGATTGAGAGAAAACCCGAAGATTTCAATACGTAAGAAAATTTTCCTGAGTTTTGGGTCGAATATCAACGACCGATACAGAAACTTACAGGAGGCAATTTCCCGGCTAGACGAGTCGGGTCATCTCGAAATCTGTGCTGTCTCGCCAGTGTATGAGACAGAGCCCCTCTACAACACAGATCAGAAGGAATTTCTGAACTGCATGGTAGAGATCACGACTGACGGCTCCCCAGAGAATCTGCTTATGCTGTGCAAGCAGGTTGAGCAAGAAATGGGGAGGGAACCAGACAGTCAGAAGAATGAACCACGAGTCATTGATATTGATATAGTTTTTTTTGATGACAGGGTGATGCAGACAGAAAACCTAACAATACCACACTCGAATTACAGCGAAAGAAAATTTGTTCTAGTGCCGTTATGTGATCTTGCTCCCCAATTTACTTGTCCCCTTTGCGGCGATTCCATCAGCGATATCCTGGCGCGATGTCCCGATACGTCACTGGTGCATCGCTACAAATTGGTGGAGACAGCTTGAGAAACCTCTATTATGTAGCGATTGAAGGTGTTATCGGTGTCGGTAAGACGAGCCTGGCCGAACTCCTTGCCGATCATCTCAATGCAAGACTCATACTGGAAAAGTTCGAAGAGAACCCATTCCTGCCTGATTTCTATACCGACCCTGACCGTCACGCCTTCCAGACACAGCTGTTCTTTCTGCTCAGTCGTTATCGACAGCAACAGGAACTGAGACAGACGGACGTCTTCCACCAACTCTATATCACCGACTATATGTTCGTGAAAGATCGACTTTTTGCTTCTCTCAATCTCGATGAAAAGGAGATGTCGCTTTACGATTCAGTGGCAAGTATGCTGGAGCGGAATGTGCTCAATCCCGACATGGTCATTTATCTCCAGGCAGATACCGACCGCCTGATGCAGAGGATCACTTCACGAGACAGGGATTTCGAGAAAGGAATTTCGCGAGATTATATCGACGCCCTTAACCAGGTCTATAATGAATATTTCTTCCGCTATCAGGAATCTCCTCTCCTTATCATCAATACGAATGATATCGACTTTGTCCATAACCAGAAAGACCTGAAGGAAGTGATCCGCTATATACGTCAGCCTGTAAGTGGCACGAAGTTCTTCAATCCCGCCGCAAATCTCTGATGTTTAAGACAATTCTGATTTTCTTAATGGGTTACCTCTTTTACAGAGTAGTAAAAGGTCAACTTACGGTCAAGAAATCCCAATCCAGGTTCGAGAATGGATCAGAGCGGGAAGAGTCACTGGGAATTTCGGAAGAAGATATTCGGGACGCGAAATTTACTGATATAAACGAAGAGGAGAACTGATGCTGTCATCTATTGAGGTTCTGTATAAGAATCGCCTCGATTTCGGCCTGTTGCTTCTCCGCTCAGTATCAGGATACATGATCCTGGTGAATCACGGCTACAGCAAGATAACCGCCGGTGCCGAGAAATGGGAAAGACTGGGCGGCGCTATGACGAGGCTGGGAATCGATTTTTTTCCAACCTTTTGGGGATTTATGGCGTCCTTCTCGGAATCCTTCTGTGGGGCGTTCCTCATCCTCGGACTTTTCACTATTCCCGCATCATTTCTCCTCTCCATGACGATGTTCGTGGCCGCGTATGGACATCTGGTTACGGGAAGAGGGAGCCCTGAAATGGCGCTCATTTACGGGACAGTCTATCTCACCCTTCTTGTGATCGGGCCGGGCAGATTCAGCCTCGACTGGAAGCTATTTAAGCGAACGTGATGAAAGCGGTACGGATCCACGAACACGGCGGGCCAGATGTTCTAAGATGGGAAGAGATAGCCGATCCTGAATGTCCGCCCGATAGGGTAATCCTCAGAATCAAGGCGAGTTCTATTAATCACCTCGATATCTGGGTTCGCAACGGCTTTCCCGGAATTCCGCTGCCTTTCATCCCGGGAAGTGACGGCAGTGGTGTCGTTCATGAAGTGGGGGCGGAGGTAAAGGATTGGGAGCCGGGAGATGAGGTGATGATTCAGCCGGGAACATACTGCAGTGAATGCAGATTCTGTCGGAGGGGGAAGGAGAATCACTGTATTACATTCGGTATCATGGGCGAATCTGAGGACGGTACCGATTGCGAGTATATGGTTATCGAGCCGAAGTATCTCGGCCGCAAACCGGAATCGCTCTCCTTTGAGGAAGCGGCGGCATTTCCACTCGTGTTTCTCACAGCCTACACCATGTTAGTGCGTCGGGCCCGAATAGAAGAGGGTGAAATCGTTCTGGTGCTGGGCGGAGCTTCGGGCGTCGGCAGTGCGGCGATTCAGATCGCAAAACTTTTCGGATCTACCGTGATTGCCACCGGCGGCAATGAAGACAAACTGGCGCTGTCTACAGAATTAGGCGCAGACCACGTCATCAATCATTCAAAGGAAGTGATCCACGAGAGAGTTGGTGAAATCACCGACAGGTGGGGCGCCGACATTGTGTTCGAACACGTGGGGGAGGCAACATGGAATTCAAGTCTGCGGTCGCTGGCGAAGGGGGGCAGGCTGGTCACATGCGGCGCCACTACCGGTCCCAAGGGCGCCGTCGATATGCGCCACCTTTTTTCCAAGCATCAGTCAGTGATGGGATCAACCATGGGCGATGCTGCTGCATTCACAGAGTTACTCGCCCTCCTCAAGGAAGGACGACTGAAGCCTGTCCTCGACAAGACGTTCCCTATGTCTGAAATTGGCGAAGCTCACCGCTATCTGGAGAGCCGACAGCAACTGGGGAAAGTGGTTCTGGTTCCACGTTAGACGCCGTTGAATAAATGGAGAATCATCGTGTAATGTCGAACCTCTACGTCTAACACATGAAAGGTAAATACGACCGACACATTTTCGTCTGTATCAACGATCGTCCCGAGGACAGTCCGAAAGAGTGTTGTGCTGCCAAAGGGGGAAAGAACATCCGTTTCGAGTTCGTCAAGCTCATCAGCCAGCACGGACTGAAAGGGAAAGTCAGGTCGAACAAATCGGGATGTCTTGATGCATGTGAGCTGGGACCCATAGTGGTAGTCTATCCCGAAGGCTTCTGGTACACTGGGGTGTCGCTGGAGGACGTGCCGGAAATCTTCGAAAAGTCTGTCCTCAAAGGAGAACCGATGGATAGATTGCTGGCGATGGAAAAGACTTGGCAGGAATTAGAGAGAATCAGGGATGGCAGTTAACAGCTTCAATATGTGACGAATTCATTAAAGAGTACTCCTATCACAGACACCATCGATAACCCAGCCAGCCAGAACAGTAGAGAATAGTGCAAGTAAAGACAGGGAACAAATTCCTCGAGGGCTCGCGATTTCACGAGCGGCGACCTTCACTTGACGATCCCCAGTTCTTCTAGAACATTCTTTGTGATCTCAAGTCTCGGCTCCAGTATTTCAGTAAAATTTTGCCCTTCAATGTTGAGGGCAAAGAAATATACATTATCACTCTTCTCAACATAGCCGACATACCAGCCCAGGGCCGCTCTCTGGTCTCCACCCATATTGCCGCCACCTGTTTTGGCGCTTAGTGTATAATCCTCTGTCTGTTCCTGAATCAATATGCTCTTAACTAATTTGATTGTTCTCGGAGAGACCTTCAGTTGACCATTATAGAACTTCTTCAAGAACTCTATCTGTTCCAATGCTGATATTCTAAGGCTGCCGTTTAACCAGAAATTATCGGTGCCGGATGAGATATCTCTGTTTCCATAATCAAAACTTGCCACATAGCTCTTCATCTTCTCACGGTCAATCTGTTTTGCAATATGGCGATAGACCGGCACTACTGAATACTTGATTGCACTCTTAAGATTATGCTCACCTCCCCATGTTTTCGGCCACCAATCTTCTCTTGGATATGCTTGCTCATCCCATCGGACAATTTGATCTGTATCTGAAATGACTCTTGTTTCGAGTGCAATAATTGAATGAGGGATCTTATAGGTTGAGAAGGGTGAATAGCGAGTCTTGGCTCTTTCCTCATTAAAGATTGTATAGATGTTAGATTTCTGATCATGAACAACGATTGTGCCCCGGAAGTTTTTGAAATGCTCATCCAGTTCGTTCTGGGCAGATAAAGCGGAGATCGAAGCCAACAGGACTAAAGATACTACACACATCTTATTCATGAGTCAGTCGATTGATTCTGACTTCTGACCACGTAATGAGTGAATCTACCGGCTTGTATTGTACGCCGTGGGCAACCTGATGCTTGCGCTTCAGTTCCGCCAAAGACGAGGATGGAGAGAGTATGACGCGGTATTCCGATGTCATTTCCGTCGTTTGACCCCCGAGTGGAATTGTCTTCAGGACTTATACAGGCTGTCCGCCATCTCCGCCGAAGTCAGGATCCCCTTGATCATGGCAGAACTGAAGCCTTGATGCTCCATCTCGTTCAGCCCTGCGATGGTGCATCCTCGCGGGGTCGTCACCTTATCGATCTCTGACTCGGGGTGTTCTTCCGCATCTAGGACGAGGGAAGCGGCGCCGAGGGCAGTCTGAGCGGCCAGCAGGAGAGCTTCGTGGGTGTGAAAGCCGATCTCGATCCCCCCCTGAGATGCCGCACGGATAGACCTCAGGAAGAATGCTACACCGCAAGCTGCCAGCGCAGTGGCCGGAATCATGTGATTTTCATTGACGACGAGTGTCTTACCGACGCTATCGAAGATGTGCTGGGCGTGCTCAAGTGTGGGACTGTCACCTTCTGCAGAGGCGAGACAGGTCATGGACTGGCATATAGCAATGGCGGTATTAGGCATAGCTCTCACAACGGGGACGCCGTTGCCCAACTGCTGACTGATCTCCGCGATGGTGACGCCGGTCACCACAGAAATTATCGTATGCTTGTCCGCTTCTAGACTGTCTCTGATTTCTTCTAACAGAGCCACTAGCTGTTGCGGTTGAACAGCAATAACCACTACCTCAGATTCAGCAACAGCTTTGCTGTTATCGGCGTGAACCAGAAAACCGTTCTCCGCATAGTCATCGAGGAGTTTCGGATTTCTGCGAGTGATGGTTATCTGTGACGAAGGAAAATTCCCCGTTGCCACGAAACCTCTCGCCATGGCTGTCCCGATATTGCCACCCCCAAGAATGGCAATGCTTTCTGATTCTGCTTTCTTCTTTTTATTCATAATTGATAGATCCCATGTTTGGTTAGCCCGAAAGTGTTTTTCAATCTGATATGGTAACAGGGAAGTTATTAGATATTTATCTTTTTTCAGTCATTCATTCAACTCGCAAATACGACTCGTTATACGTTTGTGAGATGGAAATAGTTGTCATCCCAGCCAGGCGGATGAAAAGTGCCGGTATGGTATCGGAGTGCAGTGGAACCTGCTTCATAAGTCAGGTGAAAACAAAGTTGACCAGACAGATCACATTACAACGTCAGCAGTCGACCGCCGTCAATAGGAAGGTTGATTCCGTTGATGTAAGATGCCGCCGGTGATGCGAGGAAGGCGATGGCGCAAGCGATCTCCTCAGGCTCCGCAATCCTACCTGACGGAATCTCCCTTTTCCACTCATCAGCGATGACGTCTGCGGATACACCCCGTCTGTCCGCCATTTCCTGAAAGAGTGAGAATAGGCGGGCGGTATTCGTTGTACCTGGGAGGATGTTGTTTACGGTGATCCCGAATGGCGCCACTTCTCTCGACAGCGTTTTGGCCCAACTAGCGACAGCGCCTCGTGTGGTATTGGAGACGCCTAAGTTCGGAATGGGTTGTTTGACGGAGGTTGAAATAATGTTGATAATGCGGCCGTACTTTTCGCTTTTCATTCCCGGCAGAACCGCCTGGGCCATGATCTGGTTACAGAGGAGATGTCTTGAAAATGCCTTGAGGAACGCATCGCTGTCGGCGGCTGTGATCTCACCGGAAGGCGGTCCGCCCGAATTGTTCACAAGGATGTGGAACGGCCCGTTTTCTTCAATGTGAACTGTGATTTTATGGCGCAAATTCTCACTTTCGTCGAAATCGGCACAGACAGTGTCGTGGCCGGCATCTCCCGGCAGCGAATCACGAACCTCCTTCAGCGAAGATTCATTGCGGGCCACAAGAGTGACGGCAGATCCTAAACTTGCCAGTTCCACGGCCGCTGCCCGGCCCATGCCCTGTGTGCTCCCGCAGACGATTGCCTTCTTGTCTGTCAAATTGAGATTCATTATGCAGCTTATCCTTTCTTAATTTCTAGCTGGGTGTAGGTCTACTTACACTTAATTTTAATTTAGCTTCGCCTCACGAATGGGAAAAGTAATTAGCGCAATTCGGTTTCCCCATTTCTTCCTTAACAATTTATCTGTAAATTTGCCATCGCTTTTAATAAATAGACATTAATGAGTGAGGTATAATTTCGTGCGAAAAGTCGTTTTAGCTCTCATTTTAGCTTTCTCTGTCAGTCACACTTCAACGCCCAGGGCGAAACTGGTTGTGTTCATTGTGGTGGATATGATGCGTGAAGACACGTTCGACCGCCTCGGCGATCTTTTCTCAGGCGGATTCAAATATCTTCAGGAAAGTGGCACTTATTTCAGTGAAGCGCGACATGGGATAGCCTATACTGTTACCGGTCCCGGTCATTTCATTCTCGGCTCAGGAAGAAATCCCAGCGCCAGCGGCATTGTGGGCAATTTCTGGTATGATCGTTCCGCAAAGGAGCAAGTATACTGTGTGACCGATCCTGAGACAAAGCTCGTGGGTAACGGGAAATCTCCTGAGGGGAGGAAGGTTTCCTATCGCTATGTGAACTCTGATGCACTGGGCGACTGGGTTAAATCAGCCAATGGTCAATCAAAAGTCTTCGCCGTTGCCGGAAAGGATCGATCGGCGATTCTGTTGGGAGGCAAGAATCCTGATGGTGTTTACTGGTTTAACTTTGACCAAGGTGAATTTATTTCTTCTGATTACTACGGCGCCGCATTGCCTGCGTGGCTCAATGAGTTCAACAGACAGCGTCATCCCGCCGCTTACTTCGGTACTGAGTGGAATCGCCTTCTAGCCGACGAGGCAGTCTATCTGAAGCATTCCAGGGAGGATGATTTCGCACCGGAACGAGACAAGAACGGAGGAGGGGACACAACTTTTCCACATCGTCTGCCGAAAGCGAAGGAGTTCATCAAGCCGGACTACAACCAGTTGTGGAGTTTCCCTTGGTTGGACGAAGTTACACTGAATCTCGCGAGGACCATCGTCGAAGAGGAAGAGCTCGGAATGGACGAAGCTCCGGATATTCTCTGCGTGGGGCTCTCAATCAACGACGGAGTAGGTCACCGTTATGGGCCCTTTAGTCAGGAGCAGATGGATGGATTCCTGAGGATGGACGGCTGGCTGGGCGAGTTCTTTGACGCAATTGATCATCGTGTCGGTCTGGACAATACTCTCATTGTACTCACCGCGGACCACGGCGCTACCATGATGCCGGAAATGGCACAGGACAGGGGCCTCGATGCCGGTCGATTTCGCAAACAATACAAGAACTTCGTTGCTGACTTCAATGCCGCACTGAGCCGGAAGTGGGGTGATGGTGACTATATCGAAGCTGTGGCCGGGTCAGCCATCTATTACAATTATGATCTCTTGAAACAAAAGGGAATTTCGTTGCAGGAGATGGATAGTTCCCTCTTGCCTCTACTTCGAGATCAGGTCTGGCTGGGAAAAGTCTATTCCCGTGCCCAACTTGCTGGCGATGAAGCTCTGGATCAAGCTGGCCTCTTCTGGCGCAACAATTTCCATTCCGAGAACAGCGGCGATCTGTTTCTTGTACCAACGGAAAACTATATTCACATGGACTCGACCGGAACTACTCACGGCACAGCTCACGATTGTGACACGCACATTCCCCTTATCATCGCCGGCTCAGGGATAAAGAAAACTATGCGGCAAGACCCCGTCTGGACAGTTGATGTCGCTCCAACAGTGGCGGCATATCTCGGCATCTCCACCCCCGATGATCTGGACGGGTCCGATCTTGGATTGAGAAGTTCCGTCGACAGCGTAACGACGCATTAGACTCGAAGGGAGTGACATCTTAGTCATGTGTAGAAAACAATCACTGATTTTGCTTGCCGGGATTCTGATCTCAAGCTGTGTTCCTCCTGTTGATGGACCGGTAGAGAGGAGACAGGGGAAGAAGGAGGAGACCAATCCATTCTATTCCGGACCTAATCGTATAATCCCGTTTGCGGAATTAAGTGTAGGTGACATTACTGCGGCGACAGACAGGGCACTCGATGATGCGGAACAGCTTCTGACGAGTATTGTTCGGGCAGAGCCAGAGGGGCGCACTTTTGCTAATACGATGCTGAAGCTGGATGATCTGACTGCAGTTATCTCAAGGGTTTGGAATCCGGCCTATTTGATGGGTGCGGTTCACGTTAATGAGAACATTCGCTCTGAAGCTGACAGCAGTCACGTCCGTTTCTCGAAGTTCGTGAACGAGATGTCGGCGAACGAAGACCTGTACAATGCCGTGTTGACCTATTCCGAGACTGAAGAGGCTGAGAATCTTGAAGGAGAGAAGAGGAAATATTTGGAAGAGACTTTGCTTGGATTCCGTCGCAGCGGATTCGATCTGGGGCAGAAAAAGCGCGAAGAGGTAAAACGGATAAACAATAAACTGTCTGAGATTGGTCTCAAATTCAACAGGAATATCGCTCAGTATCAGGACACACTCTTTGCAACCACGGCGGAAGTGGCAGGATTGCCGCAATCGTACGTGGAGTCTCGAATGCTTCCCGACGGCAAGTGCGCTATTGATATGTCTTACCCTTCATATTTTTCATTCATGGATTTCTCAGAATCCGACGATGCACGCCGCCGCCTGAGCTATAAATTCCTCAATCGGGCGAGAGAGGAAAATCTGGCAGTGTTGGACGATATGATCCGTAATCGGCGTGAGTTGGTCGATGTTCTGGGATACGAAACTTTTGCCGATTATCAGACCGAAGTCAGAATGGCCAAGGATGCGGAGTCTGTCTGGCAATTCGAGAACAATCTGAATTCGTCCCTGCGCCAGAAAGCGAATCGGGACTACGTTGAGATGGTGGTGCTCAAGTCAGAGACGATTGGTCGGCAGGCGACACAAATCCAGCCGTGGGAGAAATACTATTACGACAAGAAGTTGCTGCGGGTGAAGTATCAGGTGGACGCTGAGAAGGTAAAAGAGTATTTTCCAATGGAAAGCGTGGTGTCAGGCCTTTTTGATCTGTATCAGGAACTCTTCGGGCTGGAGTTTAGAGAGGTGGAGAATCCATCGGTCTGGCACGAGGACGTCACCATGTATGAGCTGTACGATAACGCCAGTGGCAACCTGATCGGTCACTTCTATCTTGATCTATTCCCGCGGGCGAACAAATATCAGCACGCGGCACAGTTTGATGTCAGATCTGCAAAAATGTACCCCGCAGGACGGCAGACGCCGGTGGCGGTGCTGGTATGCAATTTCCCGAAGCCCACCGCCGACGAACCGTCTCTTTTGCCTCACGACGATGTAGAAACATTCTTTCACGAGTTCGGTCATCTTCTCCATGCGCTGTTGAACAGAGGTGAACTGGAAGGTCTCTCAGTTCCGCGAGACTTTGTGGAAGCGCCGTCTCAAATGCTCGAAAACTGGGTGTGGCAGAAAGCGTCGCTGAAACGTTTTGCGAGACACTACCGAACAGGTGAAACGATCCCCGACGATCTGGTGGAGAGAATGATCGCCGCTAAAAACCTCAATTCAGGTGTGAATGCACTTCAGCAGGTGTATTATGCCATACTTGATCTTACGCTGCATGACGGCTACTCCCCCGATGACGACCGGTCTACGACTGATATCGTTCGCGATCTGCAGAATGAGATCACGCTTTATCCCTACCAGGATGACACTCACTTCCAGG
Encoded proteins:
- the folB gene encoding dihydroneopterin aldolase; its protein translation is MGKIRLKDMLFYGYHGVDESEQKRGGTFEVDLEMRKNLSEAVTSDSLHSTVDYAAVYQTVHNCLTGTKYYLLERLAGHIAKTLLADFDLDSVKVTVRKRHAPVRGVMGDVEVEIERKPEDFNT
- the folK gene encoding 2-amino-4-hydroxy-6-hydroxymethyldihydropteridine diphosphokinase gives rise to the protein MRENPKISIRKKIFLSFGSNINDRYRNLQEAISRLDESGHLEICAVSPVYETEPLYNTDQKEFLNCMVEITTDGSPENLLMLCKQVEQEMGREPDSQKNEPRVIDIDIVFFDDRVMQTENLTIPHSNYSERKFVLVPLCDLAPQFTCPLCGDSISDILARCPDTSLVHRYKLVETA
- a CDS encoding deoxynucleoside kinase, coding for MRNLYYVAIEGVIGVGKTSLAELLADHLNARLILEKFEENPFLPDFYTDPDRHAFQTQLFFLLSRYRQQQELRQTDVFHQLYITDYMFVKDRLFASLNLDEKEMSLYDSVASMLERNVLNPDMVIYLQADTDRLMQRITSRDRDFEKGISRDYIDALNQVYNEYFFRYQESPLLIINTNDIDFVHNQKDLKEVIRYIRQPVSGTKFFNPAANL
- a CDS encoding DoxX family protein; the encoded protein is MLSSIEVLYKNRLDFGLLLLRSVSGYMILVNHGYSKITAGAEKWERLGGAMTRLGIDFFPTFWGFMASFSESFCGAFLILGLFTIPASFLLSMTMFVAAYGHLVTGRGSPEMALIYGTVYLTLLVIGPGRFSLDWKLFKRT
- a CDS encoding zinc-binding dehydrogenase translates to MKAVRIHEHGGPDVLRWEEIADPECPPDRVILRIKASSINHLDIWVRNGFPGIPLPFIPGSDGSGVVHEVGAEVKDWEPGDEVMIQPGTYCSECRFCRRGKENHCITFGIMGESEDGTDCEYMVIEPKYLGRKPESLSFEEAAAFPLVFLTAYTMLVRRARIEEGEIVLVLGGASGVGSAAIQIAKLFGSTVIATGGNEDKLALSTELGADHVINHSKEVIHERVGEITDRWGADIVFEHVGEATWNSSLRSLAKGGRLVTCGATTGPKGAVDMRHLFSKHQSVMGSTMGDAAAFTELLALLKEGRLKPVLDKTFPMSEIGEAHRYLESRQQLGKVVLVPR
- a CDS encoding (2Fe-2S) ferredoxin domain-containing protein, with the protein product MKGKYDRHIFVCINDRPEDSPKECCAAKGGKNIRFEFVKLISQHGLKGKVRSNKSGCLDACELGPIVVVYPEGFWYTGVSLEDVPEIFEKSVLKGEPMDRLLAMEKTWQELERIRDGS
- the blaOXA gene encoding class D beta-lactamase, producing the protein MNKMCVVSLVLLASISALSAQNELDEHFKNFRGTIVVHDQKSNIYTIFNEERAKTRYSPFSTYKIPHSIIALETRVISDTDQIVRWDEQAYPREDWWPKTWGGEHNLKSAIKYSVVPVYRHIAKQIDREKMKSYVASFDYGNRDISSGTDNFWLNGSLRISALEQIEFLKKFYNGQLKVSPRTIKLVKSILIQEQTEDYTLSAKTGGGNMGGDQRAALGWYVGYVEKSDNVYFFALNIEGQNFTEILEPRLEITKNVLEELGIVK
- the proC gene encoding pyrroline-5-carboxylate reductase; amino-acid sequence: MNKKKKAESESIAILGGGNIGTAMARGFVATGNFPSSQITITRRNPKLLDDYAENGFLVHADNSKAVAESEVVVIAVQPQQLVALLEEIRDSLEADKHTIISVVTGVTIAEISQQLGNGVPVVRAMPNTAIAICQSMTCLASAEGDSPTLEHAQHIFDSVGKTLVVNENHMIPATALAACGVAFFLRSIRAASQGGIEIGFHTHEALLLAAQTALGAASLVLDAEEHPESEIDKVTTPRGCTIAGLNEMEHQGFSSAMIKGILTSAEMADSLYKS
- a CDS encoding SDR family oxidoreductase — translated: MNLNLTDKKAIVCGSTQGMGRAAAVELASLGSAVTLVARNESSLKEVRDSLPGDAGHDTVCADFDESENLRHKITVHIEENGPFHILVNNSGGPPSGEITAADSDAFLKAFSRHLLCNQIMAQAVLPGMKSEKYGRIINIISTSVKQPIPNLGVSNTTRGAVASWAKTLSREVAPFGITVNNILPGTTNTARLFSLFQEMADRRGVSADVIADEWKREIPSGRIAEPEEIACAIAFLASPAASYINGINLPIDGGRLLTL
- a CDS encoding alkaline phosphatase family protein encodes the protein MRKVVLALILAFSVSHTSTPRAKLVVFIVVDMMREDTFDRLGDLFSGGFKYLQESGTYFSEARHGIAYTVTGPGHFILGSGRNPSASGIVGNFWYDRSAKEQVYCVTDPETKLVGNGKSPEGRKVSYRYVNSDALGDWVKSANGQSKVFAVAGKDRSAILLGGKNPDGVYWFNFDQGEFISSDYYGAALPAWLNEFNRQRHPAAYFGTEWNRLLADEAVYLKHSREDDFAPERDKNGGGDTTFPHRLPKAKEFIKPDYNQLWSFPWLDEVTLNLARTIVEEEELGMDEAPDILCVGLSINDGVGHRYGPFSQEQMDGFLRMDGWLGEFFDAIDHRVGLDNTLIVLTADHGATMMPEMAQDRGLDAGRFRKQYKNFVADFNAALSRKWGDGDYIEAVAGSAIYYNYDLLKQKGISLQEMDSSLLPLLRDQVWLGKVYSRAQLAGDEALDQAGLFWRNNFHSENSGDLFLVPTENYIHMDSTGTTHGTAHDCDTHIPLIIAGSGIKKTMRQDPVWTVDVAPTVAAYLGISTPDDLDGSDLGLRSSVDSVTTH
- a CDS encoding M3 family metallopeptidase, whose protein sequence is MCRKQSLILLAGILISSCVPPVDGPVERRQGKKEETNPFYSGPNRIIPFAELSVGDITAATDRALDDAEQLLTSIVRAEPEGRTFANTMLKLDDLTAVISRVWNPAYLMGAVHVNENIRSEADSSHVRFSKFVNEMSANEDLYNAVLTYSETEEAENLEGEKRKYLEETLLGFRRSGFDLGQKKREEVKRINNKLSEIGLKFNRNIAQYQDTLFATTAEVAGLPQSYVESRMLPDGKCAIDMSYPSYFSFMDFSESDDARRRLSYKFLNRAREENLAVLDDMIRNRRELVDVLGYETFADYQTEVRMAKDAESVWQFENNLNSSLRQKANRDYVEMVVLKSETIGRQATQIQPWEKYYYDKKLLRVKYQVDAEKVKEYFPMESVVSGLFDLYQELFGLEFREVENPSVWHEDVTMYELYDNASGNLIGHFYLDLFPRANKYQHAAQFDVRSAKMYPAGRQTPVAVLVCNFPKPTADEPSLLPHDDVETFFHEFGHLLHALLNRGELEGLSVPRDFVEAPSQMLENWVWQKASLKRFARHYRTGETIPDDLVERMIAAKNLNSGVNALQQVYYAILDLTLHDGYSPDDDRSTTDIVRDLQNEITLYPYQDDTHFQAAFGHLYGYAAAYYGYMWSKVYAQDMFSVFEENGILDEETGMRYRKIILEKGGTEDPLELVKAFLGRELNNEAFMRSLGL